From the genome of Colwellia psychrerythraea 34H, one region includes:
- the galU gene encoding UTP--glucose-1-phosphate uridylyltransferase GalU, with amino-acid sequence MNNKITKAVIPVAGLGTRMLPATKAIPKEMLPIVDKPMIQYIVDECVAAGIKEIVLVTHSSKNAIENHFDKSFELETTLEKRVKRQILDEIQAICPKGVTIMHVRQGEAKGLGHAVLKARPIIGESPFVVVLPDVILDDASSDLKTENLAAMLTRYYEVGHSQIMVEPVPINMVSNYGVADCKGHELVAGESKAMTAVVEKPPVDEAPSNLAVVGRYVLSEKIWDMLEFTPPGAGDEIQLTDAIASLMKIETVEAFHMTGKSHDCGSKLGYMKANVEYGLRHPELADDFKAYLQEIVNS; translated from the coding sequence ATGAATAACAAAATAACAAAAGCAGTTATCCCCGTAGCAGGTTTAGGTACACGTATGTTACCAGCCACAAAAGCTATCCCTAAAGAAATGTTACCGATCGTCGATAAACCTATGATCCAATACATAGTAGATGAATGTGTGGCCGCAGGTATTAAAGAGATAGTCTTAGTAACGCATTCTTCAAAAAATGCCATTGAGAATCACTTTGATAAGTCATTTGAGCTTGAAACAACGCTTGAAAAACGTGTCAAACGCCAAATATTAGATGAAATACAAGCTATTTGCCCTAAAGGCGTTACTATCATGCATGTACGCCAAGGTGAAGCTAAGGGCTTAGGTCATGCTGTTTTAAAAGCACGTCCGATTATTGGTGAGTCACCATTTGTTGTAGTTTTACCTGACGTGATTTTAGATGATGCTAGTAGCGATTTAAAAACTGAAAATTTAGCAGCGATGCTTACTCGTTATTATGAGGTTGGGCACAGTCAAATTATGGTTGAGCCTGTTCCTATAAATATGGTTAGTAATTATGGTGTGGCCGATTGTAAAGGTCATGAACTTGTAGCGGGTGAGTCTAAAGCTATGACTGCAGTTGTTGAGAAACCTCCAGTTGATGAAGCACCTTCCAATTTAGCTGTGGTTGGCCGTTATGTGCTATCAGAGAAAATTTGGGATATGCTTGAATTTACGCCTCCTGGTGCAGGAGACGAAATCCAGCTTACAGATGCAATTGCTAGTTTAATGAAAATTGAAACAGTTGAGGCTTTTCATATGACAGGTAAGTCACATGATTGCGGTTCTAAGTTGGGTTATATGAAAGCTAATGTTGAGTACGGTTTACGTCATCCCGAGTTGGCTGATGATTTTAAAGCGTATTTGCAGGAAATTGTTAATAGTTAA
- the cmoA gene encoding carboxy-S-adenosyl-L-methionine synthase CmoA, which yields MHDSDTDLIYSQAHNQVKNFTFDAQVVEVFPDMISRSVPGYKTIIDTIGRLSERFTQDDSNIYDLGCSLGAATLAMRKGITANNCKIIGVDNSIDMVKRCKMHVDAFKGDTPVTIIEGNIQDIDIENASMVVLNFTLQFIEKSQRQALLSKIAQGLKPGGLLVLSEKISSDDNVIDDVLINLHHNFKRDNGYSELEVAQKRSALEKVMLTDSLDVHKERLTQAGFQHVSLWFQCFNFTSLIAIK from the coding sequence ATGCATGATTCTGATACCGATTTAATTTACTCACAAGCGCATAATCAAGTAAAAAACTTTACCTTTGATGCACAAGTCGTTGAAGTTTTCCCCGACATGATATCTCGCTCTGTGCCCGGCTATAAAACTATTATCGACACTATAGGTCGTCTTAGTGAACGCTTTACTCAAGATGATAGCAACATCTATGATCTAGGTTGCTCTTTAGGTGCCGCAACGCTTGCTATGCGAAAAGGAATTACCGCTAACAATTGTAAAATCATCGGTGTGGATAATTCTATCGATATGGTAAAGCGTTGTAAAATGCATGTGGATGCGTTCAAAGGAGATACGCCCGTGACGATTATTGAAGGTAACATTCAAGATATCGACATAGAAAATGCCTCTATGGTAGTACTAAATTTCACTTTGCAATTTATTGAAAAATCACAGCGTCAAGCATTACTGAGTAAAATAGCCCAAGGTTTAAAGCCCGGTGGTTTATTGGTTTTGTCTGAAAAAATATCCAGTGATGATAACGTGATTGATGATGTATTAATTAACTTACACCATAACTTCAAACGTGATAATGGCTACAGTGAATTGGAAGTTGCTCAAAAGCGTAGCGCATTGGAAAAAGTCATGTTGACCGATTCACTTGATGTACATAAAGAACGGTTAACACAAGCTGGTTTTCAACATGTTTCATTATGGTTTCAGTGTTTTAACTTCACCTCACTTATTGCAATAAAGTAA
- a CDS encoding glycosyltransferase: MISYIVYNYFSYSGAASQAKKLASSLGRHNIIFFNVITNSKFKFSKIHVKDDRLNFSVINIRGGGIIRLLQFIYFFLRYKVKLVHLHGFHRDALISAYLLKKKILLKSTLDGKDDFDTLLNGKSKFINRFLLSKITFNNSLTTQIHNKNIQHSLTVPIDKIPNGIHCPTSNELMEEKQRIIIIVGAVIPRKNTLLGIQFFKDVFLSRGYKLFIIGPLNTQNSEGDEFYSRECMESINNCEHISFLGNLTTEQLNVIYKISRFIIFLSKSEGMPNVLLEAISFNITPIVRDDDLLSKSLLPKDTNEFDISFYYENIESAEINALKLIESQTLILHSKTYNIKVIANKYNEVYLKYFDL, encoded by the coding sequence ATGATTTCTTATATTGTGTATAATTATTTTTCTTATAGTGGAGCAGCCTCCCAAGCAAAAAAACTCGCATCATCTTTGGGTCGTCATAACATCATATTTTTTAACGTAATCACTAATTCTAAATTTAAGTTTAGTAAAATTCATGTAAAGGATGACCGTTTAAATTTTTCAGTAATAAATATTAGGGGGGGAGGAATAATAAGGCTGTTACAGTTTATATACTTTTTTCTTCGTTACAAAGTCAAATTGGTTCATTTACATGGATTTCATAGGGATGCATTAATATCCGCATATTTATTGAAAAAGAAGATACTATTAAAGTCGACATTAGACGGGAAAGATGATTTCGACACACTTTTGAATGGTAAATCTAAATTTATCAATCGCTTTCTTTTATCAAAGATTACTTTTAATAATTCTCTAACTACACAAATACATAATAAAAATATCCAGCATAGTTTAACTGTTCCTATTGATAAAATACCTAATGGGATACATTGTCCAACCTCAAACGAACTAATGGAAGAAAAGCAACGAATAATCATTATTGTTGGTGCTGTAATACCAAGAAAAAACACACTTTTAGGTATTCAGTTTTTTAAGGATGTTTTTTTATCTCGGGGCTATAAATTATTTATTATTGGACCATTAAATACTCAGAATTCAGAAGGGGATGAATTTTACTCTAGGGAATGTATGGAAAGTATTAACAATTGCGAGCATATTTCTTTTCTAGGAAATTTAACAACCGAACAGTTAAATGTAATATATAAAATTTCAAGGTTTATTATTTTTCTTTCAAAAAGTGAAGGGATGCCAAATGTCCTACTCGAAGCAATATCATTTAATATAACTCCAATTGTTCGAGATGATGACCTTTTATCAAAAAGTTTATTACCTAAAGATACTAACGAATTTGATATCAGCTTTTATTATGAGAATATTGAATCAGCTGAAATCAATGCCTTGAAATTGATTGAAAGTCAGACATTAATCTTACACAGTAAAACGTATAATATTAAAGTTATTGCAAATAAATATAATGAAGTTTATTTGAAATATTTTGATCTGTAA
- a CDS encoding oligosaccharide flippase family protein, translated as MNLFIYIFSTGINKSLPLLFIPILTLYLSPEDYGIVSLYVVAYNLLIPILSIGFPNYFFRWTFENEKMLTDDVHNLLSIVFRWCLFVGILIAGSCIVSYWYLGGEFIIAVFCLYLAAVLAVLYQTYMQCLLSKSNSINYAVVEITFTVILFSSTILCLVFLELGWISRIIGLLSANLAFSYWSWRYIFKKFLINNGSEEKSSLEVKINRERDFLSFGLGLIPHVIISTLITASDRLIISTFMTLSDVGEFAIALQYSSILSILGIAISKEWSRAYYSDPFDLGNRTKATIYSLLLIAVAIVLYLFTDLFFEYFVGENFKNASVYVELLILSQLFHCLYMIFSVHLGYSKKTKILSKISMGSLMLNAVISLISIHYFGIFGVLYGTVFAMLFKLIVATWLSFKVKKLDVLRKLNES; from the coding sequence TTGAACCTATTTATTTATATTTTTTCAACAGGGATTAATAAATCATTACCACTTTTATTTATACCAATATTAACACTGTATTTGTCTCCAGAAGATTACGGGATAGTTAGCTTGTATGTTGTTGCATATAACCTATTAATACCAATTTTATCTATCGGCTTCCCAAACTATTTCTTTCGTTGGACTTTCGAAAACGAGAAAATGTTAACTGATGATGTACACAATCTTCTATCTATTGTTTTTCGTTGGTGTTTATTTGTTGGAATTTTGATTGCTGGAAGTTGTATTGTTTCATACTGGTACCTTGGTGGTGAATTTATTATTGCTGTGTTTTGTTTATACTTAGCGGCGGTTCTTGCGGTTTTATATCAAACTTATATGCAATGTTTACTTAGTAAAAGTAACAGTATTAATTATGCGGTCGTTGAAATCACTTTTACTGTAATTTTATTCTCATCAACAATATTATGTTTGGTTTTTCTTGAGTTAGGTTGGATTTCTAGGATTATAGGATTATTATCGGCAAATCTAGCTTTTTCATACTGGTCATGGCGATATATATTTAAAAAATTCTTGATTAATAATGGCTCTGAAGAAAAGTCTAGTTTGGAAGTTAAAATAAATAGAGAGCGTGACTTTTTATCTTTCGGTCTAGGGTTGATCCCCCATGTAATTATATCAACATTAATAACTGCTTCTGACCGACTAATCATTTCAACTTTTATGACTTTAAGTGATGTTGGGGAGTTTGCAATAGCTCTTCAGTACAGTTCCATTTTATCTATTTTGGGAATTGCCATATCTAAAGAATGGTCACGCGCATATTATAGTGACCCATTCGATTTAGGAAATAGGACTAAGGCTACTATATATTCTTTATTACTTATAGCAGTTGCAATTGTTTTATATTTATTCACAGATTTATTTTTTGAGTATTTTGTAGGAGAAAACTTTAAAAATGCATCAGTATATGTTGAATTGCTAATACTTTCCCAATTGTTCCACTGTTTATACATGATATTCTCAGTCCATTTAGGTTATTCAAAGAAAACAAAGATTCTATCTAAGATATCAATGGGATCATTAATGTTAAATGCTGTTATAAGTTTGATTTCTATACACTACTTTGGCATTTTCGGAGTGTTGTATGGAACTGTATTTGCAATGCTATTTAAGTTGATTGTCGCTACGTGGTTATCTTTTAAGGTAAAAAAATTAGACGTTTTAAGGAAATTAAATGAATCGTAA
- a CDS encoding glycosyltransferase, whose translation MNINEPSVSIIMATYNSEKFLRETLDSICCQTYGNWELIITDDSSTDNTSDILRDYSERYNNIFYSINEVNQGAAISRNKCISQAKGMYIAFIDSDDLWAHNKLEKHIHFIAEHNSAISFTSYELMNENGIPLGKYVDANIPPVLTYNDMLRKKATIGCSTVILSSKLVGEFKMPLLRTGQDYATWLLLLKKVEVAHHFPKVLTKYRVCKNSISRNKFKKAKRQWQIYREVEKLPFYESIVCFCFYAWRAVFRK comes from the coding sequence ATGAATATAAATGAACCTTCTGTATCTATTATCATGGCAACATATAATTCAGAAAAGTTTCTTCGGGAAACCTTAGACTCTATTTGCTGTCAAACATACGGTAATTGGGAGTTAATAATAACGGATGATTCATCTACCGATAATACAAGTGATATTTTAAGAGATTATTCTGAAAGGTATAATAATATTTTTTACAGTATTAATGAAGTTAATCAAGGAGCGGCTATTAGCCGTAATAAATGTATTTCACAAGCTAAGGGGATGTATATTGCTTTTATTGACTCTGATGATCTTTGGGCACACAACAAGTTAGAAAAGCACATACACTTCATTGCGGAGCATAACAGTGCAATTTCATTTACTTCTTATGAGCTTATGAACGAAAATGGAATTCCTTTAGGCAAGTATGTCGATGCCAATATACCCCCAGTATTAACGTATAACGATATGTTGCGTAAGAAAGCCACTATTGGCTGTTCTACAGTTATTCTATCTTCTAAGTTAGTAGGTGAATTTAAAATGCCTCTTCTTCGGACTGGTCAGGATTATGCCACTTGGTTGTTATTACTTAAAAAAGTTGAGGTTGCACACCACTTCCCTAAAGTTTTAACTAAATATCGCGTTTGTAAAAACTCTATCTCTAGAAATAAATTCAAGAAAGCTAAAAGGCAGTGGCAAATTTATAGAGAAGTTGAAAAATTACCATTTTATGAGTCTATTGTTTGTTTTTGTTTTTATGCATGGCGAGCAGTGTTTCGTAAATAA
- the cmoB gene encoding tRNA 5-methoxyuridine(34)/uridine 5-oxyacetic acid(34) synthase CmoB, producing the protein MKQFNEFYQKIATNRLGHWLNTLPAQLSHWHESELHGEFKHWQKTLDALPVVDANSAIDITNTVKVGESGDLDQGQFKRLENLMKKFKPWRKGPYHIHGLHIDTEWRSDFKWDRLAEHISDLSGKYVLDIGCGSGYHLWRMRGAGAKFVVGIDPTQLFLMQFNAIKHFIDDSPVHLLPLGVEQLPELKAFDTVFAMGVLYHRRSPIDFLYQLKAQLVKGGELVLETLIVDGDENTVLVPGERYAKMRNVWFLPSEKAMCAWLERCGFNNVRVVNTDITALDEQRKTEWIDTESLQDFLDPNDSSKTIEGYPAPKRAIFIANA; encoded by the coding sequence ATGAAACAGTTCAACGAATTTTACCAAAAAATTGCTACCAATCGTTTAGGCCATTGGCTAAACACCTTACCTGCACAATTGAGCCATTGGCACGAAAGTGAGCTACATGGTGAATTCAAGCATTGGCAGAAAACACTTGATGCATTACCGGTAGTAGATGCTAATTCAGCGATTGATATAACAAATACCGTTAAAGTGGGCGAATCAGGTGATTTAGATCAGGGACAATTTAAGCGCCTTGAAAATTTAATGAAAAAGTTTAAACCTTGGCGTAAAGGTCCCTATCATATTCATGGTTTACACATTGATACTGAGTGGCGGAGTGACTTTAAATGGGATCGTTTAGCTGAGCATATTAGTGATTTATCGGGTAAGTATGTTTTAGATATCGGCTGCGGAAGCGGTTATCATTTATGGCGAATGCGCGGCGCAGGAGCTAAATTTGTTGTTGGTATAGACCCAACTCAGCTATTTTTAATGCAGTTTAATGCCATAAAACACTTTATTGACGATAGCCCCGTGCATTTACTTCCCCTAGGTGTTGAACAACTACCTGAGCTAAAAGCGTTTGATACAGTATTCGCTATGGGTGTGCTTTATCACCGTAGATCGCCAATCGACTTTCTTTATCAATTAAAAGCACAATTAGTTAAAGGTGGTGAATTAGTTTTAGAAACACTCATTGTCGATGGCGATGAGAATACAGTATTAGTGCCAGGTGAACGTTACGCAAAAATGCGCAACGTTTGGTTTTTACCCAGTGAAAAAGCCATGTGTGCTTGGTTAGAACGATGCGGCTTTAATAATGTTCGCGTGGTAAATACTGATATTACGGCATTAGATGAGCAACGAAAAACCGAGTGGATTGATACCGAGTCGTTGCAAGACTTTCTTGATCCAAATGATAGCAGCAAGACCATTGAAGGTTACCCTGCCCCTAAACGTGCCATATTTATTGCTAATGCTTAA
- a CDS encoding glycosyltransferase family 2 protein, with protein MEFQILVSTVRDRIQGVQKIIDSLNGIECVSFIVVQQLLDLGDTPELVEQRNNLLKINQSKLKVIVDDGIGLTRSRNIAIKHSTSKYLIIADDDIYYDKNCFLNLLSFIERNPDSDVIISRVRSPGGKPHKKYSNKQELLSKIAAISVSSVEIILKREKDSDLSYRFDESFGLGTNLPACEELLFISALLDLKKKIVYFPEYLVVHPEDSSGKLMVNDKELAARGAAFNKVFHFGFVFVLAFWVKNFLFKNKKNKFKKLVSLYNGFINVRKD; from the coding sequence ATGGAATTTCAAATCCTAGTGTCTACTGTACGAGACAGGATTCAAGGTGTTCAAAAAATAATTGACAGTTTAAATGGAATTGAATGTGTCTCTTTTATTGTTGTTCAACAGCTTTTAGATCTCGGAGATACTCCTGAGTTAGTTGAGCAACGAAACAATTTATTAAAAATTAACCAATCCAAATTAAAGGTTATTGTTGATGATGGTATAGGGTTGACGAGAAGTAGAAATATCGCTATAAAGCACTCAACGTCAAAATATTTGATAATTGCAGATGATGACATCTATTATGATAAAAACTGTTTTTTGAATCTACTTTCTTTTATTGAAAGGAATCCTGATTCAGATGTAATTATCTCTAGGGTAAGAAGCCCTGGAGGAAAACCGCATAAAAAGTACTCAAACAAACAAGAGTTACTATCAAAAATTGCTGCTATATCGGTAAGCTCTGTTGAGATAATACTTAAAAGAGAAAAAGATTCAGATCTTAGTTATAGATTTGATGAGTCTTTTGGTTTAGGCACGAACCTTCCTGCTTGCGAAGAGTTATTATTTATTTCAGCCCTTTTAGATTTAAAAAAGAAAATAGTGTATTTCCCCGAGTATCTAGTTGTTCACCCTGAGGATTCATCAGGCAAGCTTATGGTAAATGATAAGGAATTAGCAGCACGTGGTGCAGCTTTTAATAAGGTATTTCATTTTGGTTTTGTTTTTGTACTCGCATTTTGGGTTAAAAATTTCTTGTTTAAAAATAAAAAGAACAAATTTAAAAAATTGGTAAGTTTATATAATGGATTCATAAATGTTAGAAAAGATTAA
- the pgi gene encoding glucose-6-phosphate isomerase, with amino-acid sequence MDIKKLSSLAHCAKTRSIVSLFDQKERANDFSLSTSHLYLDYSKQNITDVELEQLIEIAEDVGLSESITGQFNGDKINNTEGRSVLHTILRAPQVIKQQILGDTLANEVEAAELQMAKVVNDVQKGILTSHTGQRFTDVLAIGIGGSYYGVKVSLSALEHYRDLALSVHVIANVDGGALEEKLKTLNFETTLVVVISKTFTTQETMLNAKAVKQWMLSCASVKDLELNNVPLIIEKQWFAVSSNIEAAKEFGINIKHILPMWDWVGGRFSIWSTVGLPLALAIGNDNFNKLKQGAYEMDVHFKSTDFKNNMPVIMALLGIWNRNALEYPTLAILPYAHSLRALPGYLQQTDMESNGKSVSKSGDKLSWLTAPVVFGQEGTNGQHAFMQLMHQSDDIIPTDFIVALKGRSQYTENHKVLVANCFAQSEALMQGKTLTQVESELEMSALSTAEISLIAPHKTMKGNTPSNTLVMDLLTPETIGSLLALYEHKIFVQGVLWQVNSFDQWGVELGKQLGTRILSAIDGAEDDLLSASSQSLIARFRARSNVTPSV; translated from the coding sequence ATGGATATTAAAAAATTAAGCTCTCTTGCCCATTGCGCTAAAACGCGTTCAATTGTTTCATTGTTCGATCAAAAAGAACGTGCCAATGACTTTTCTTTATCAACATCTCATTTATATTTAGATTACTCCAAGCAAAATATCACTGATGTTGAACTAGAGCAATTAATTGAAATAGCTGAAGATGTTGGTCTATCAGAAAGTATTACCGGGCAATTTAATGGCGATAAGATTAATAATACAGAAGGGCGTTCTGTATTGCATACAATATTAAGAGCTCCACAGGTAATTAAGCAACAGATACTCGGTGATACACTTGCTAATGAGGTTGAAGCAGCTGAACTGCAAATGGCCAAAGTAGTTAATGATGTACAAAAAGGTATTCTTACTAGTCATACGGGGCAGCGCTTTACCGATGTTTTAGCTATTGGTATTGGTGGCTCATATTATGGCGTGAAAGTAAGTTTATCAGCCTTAGAGCATTACCGTGATTTAGCTTTATCTGTTCATGTAATAGCAAATGTTGATGGCGGAGCACTTGAAGAAAAACTTAAAACATTAAATTTTGAAACAACCCTCGTTGTCGTGATTTCGAAAACCTTTACCACGCAAGAAACCATGCTAAATGCAAAAGCTGTCAAGCAATGGATGTTATCTTGTGCGTCTGTAAAAGATCTAGAGCTTAATAATGTACCTTTAATCATTGAGAAACAATGGTTTGCAGTGAGTAGTAATATTGAAGCAGCGAAAGAATTTGGAATTAATATAAAACATATTCTGCCGATGTGGGATTGGGTGGGAGGACGCTTTTCCATTTGGTCAACGGTAGGGTTACCCCTTGCTCTTGCCATTGGTAATGATAACTTTAATAAATTGAAACAAGGTGCATACGAGATGGATGTGCACTTTAAATCAACTGACTTTAAAAACAATATGCCGGTTATTATGGCATTGCTTGGCATTTGGAATCGTAATGCACTTGAGTACCCGACTTTAGCCATTTTACCTTATGCCCATTCGTTAAGAGCTTTACCTGGCTATTTACAACAAACAGACATGGAAAGTAATGGTAAGTCGGTATCAAAATCAGGAGATAAACTTTCTTGGTTAACGGCGCCTGTTGTTTTTGGTCAAGAGGGCACTAACGGCCAGCATGCTTTCATGCAGTTAATGCATCAAAGTGATGACATCATTCCAACAGATTTTATTGTTGCCTTAAAAGGTCGAAGCCAATATACCGAAAATCATAAAGTACTTGTTGCCAATTGTTTTGCGCAAAGTGAAGCCTTAATGCAGGGAAAAACATTAACACAAGTAGAAAGTGAGCTAGAGATGAGTGCTTTATCTACCGCTGAAATATCACTCATTGCTCCGCATAAAACCATGAAAGGTAATACTCCAAGTAATACGCTGGTTATGGACTTATTAACTCCTGAAACCATCGGTTCTCTGCTCGCGCTATACGAACATAAAATATTTGTTCAAGGGGTTTTATGGCAAGTGAATTCCTTTGACCAATGGGGCGTTGAATTAGGAAAGCAGTTAGGAACCCGAATCTTATCTGCTATAGATGGGGCTGAAGATGATTTACTCTCTGCTTCTAGCCAGAGTTTAATTGCCCGATTTAGAGCTCGTTCAAACGTTACTCCTTCGGTGTAG
- a CDS encoding patatin-like phospholipase family protein has protein sequence MLEIYAGKNALKTIQEQGFKQELFTNFLGASGGPKWFILFGLDKYLFGDFFKNRSAELNLIGSSAGAFRAAALTQNDPVQAIERLAYTYANTVYSAKPSPQEISKQAVFIVDQLFAENGTNEIINNNVFKAHFLVAKCNGLTSFDNKIMQGAGLINSMLLNKIDRRLLGKQYQRYIFQHPNSNLIIKDPYNFSNVYETLTPDNIKSALLASGSIPMVMSGIKDIKGSKNGTYRDGGIIDYHFDFSLSSNRSDKQRTSKRSPENGTTESRHELTLYPHFSSEPKAGWFDKSSSRKVLASSYENTVLLAPSEKFIQSLPYGKIPDRTDFTKLDAPTRIKYWLKVLEETDKLAECFNEFVIKQDITKIKAFQP, from the coding sequence ATGCTAGAGATATACGCAGGGAAAAACGCTTTAAAAACTATCCAAGAGCAAGGCTTTAAACAAGAGCTATTTACTAACTTTCTTGGCGCGAGTGGCGGGCCAAAATGGTTTATCTTATTTGGTCTAGATAAATACCTCTTTGGGGATTTTTTCAAAAATAGAAGTGCAGAGCTTAATTTAATCGGTTCAAGTGCTGGCGCCTTTCGCGCTGCAGCATTAACACAAAATGATCCAGTACAAGCTATTGAACGCTTAGCTTATACCTATGCAAATACGGTTTACTCAGCCAAACCGAGTCCACAAGAGATATCTAAGCAAGCTGTTTTTATTGTTGACCAACTATTTGCTGAAAATGGCACTAATGAGATCATCAACAATAATGTGTTCAAGGCTCATTTTCTAGTCGCTAAATGTAATGGCTTAACTTCCTTTGATAATAAAATTATGCAGGGTGCTGGTTTAATTAATAGCATGCTGCTGAATAAAATTGATAGAAGGCTGCTCGGCAAGCAATATCAACGCTATATTTTTCAACACCCAAACAGTAATTTGATCATCAAGGATCCGTATAATTTCAGCAACGTGTACGAAACGCTAACTCCTGACAATATTAAAAGTGCCTTACTGGCTTCAGGTTCAATTCCTATGGTGATGTCAGGTATAAAGGATATTAAGGGTTCAAAAAATGGTACCTACCGAGATGGCGGTATAATTGATTATCATTTTGACTTTTCATTAAGCAGCAACAGATCTGACAAACAAAGAACCAGTAAACGCAGCCCAGAAAATGGCACTACAGAATCAAGGCACGAACTTACGCTTTATCCACATTTTAGCTCCGAGCCTAAAGCAGGATGGTTTGATAAAAGTTCAAGCAGAAAAGTATTAGCCAGTAGTTATGAAAACACAGTTTTATTAGCGCCCTCAGAGAAGTTTATACAATCTCTACCTTATGGGAAAATCCCCGATAGAACCGACTTTACCAAACTTGATGCACCAACAAGGATTAAGTATTGGTTAAAAGTTTTAGAGGAAACAGATAAATTAGCTGAATGTTTTAATGAGTTTGTGATCAAGCAGGATATAACGAAAATAAAGGCATTCCAGCCTTAG
- a CDS encoding anti-phage deoxyguanosine triphosphatase, protein MSDVWLARRLKKVTNRQQDHRDPFQRDRARVMHSASFRRLQSKTQVMGSGQSDFYRTRLTHSLEAAQIGSGITAQLRYKFPELCNALFPTSDSLIETICLAHDIGHPPFGHGGEIALNYMMRDHGGFEGNGQTLRIVARLETFSEHFGMNLTRRTLLGLMKYPQLLETLSKEIKPTRVGNFRQLKANEWHPAKGLYRDDQDIIDWILEPLSQADRTLFQSMSCHSIGSQNLRLQDKNTHHKTRFKSLDCSIMELADDIAYGIHDLEDAIVTKVVNRDDFDREVIKKLQQIDDVWLQEYSMTLTDKLFSDHHHLQKDAIGGLVNYLITAIKLTDLNEQDDINFSEPLLRYNATLSASTAEALKIFKDFVYFYVIKLTSLQRLEYRGQQIVMELFEALSSDPNRLLPSNSAKRWQQAIDNKTNSQRIIADYIAGMTDDYATRLYQSLFNAHGASDYQLN, encoded by the coding sequence ATGAGTGATGTTTGGTTAGCAAGACGACTTAAAAAAGTGACAAACAGGCAGCAAGATCACCGTGACCCTTTCCAGCGAGATCGTGCTCGAGTAATGCACTCTGCCTCTTTTCGTCGCTTGCAGTCTAAAACCCAAGTGATGGGTAGCGGACAAAGTGATTTTTACCGTACTCGCTTAACCCATTCATTAGAAGCAGCACAAATAGGCTCCGGCATTACCGCACAACTGCGCTATAAATTTCCCGAACTCTGTAATGCCCTTTTTCCTACTAGCGATAGCTTAATAGAAACCATTTGCTTAGCCCATGATATCGGTCATCCTCCGTTTGGCCATGGTGGGGAAATAGCATTAAATTATATGATGCGAGATCATGGTGGTTTTGAGGGTAACGGCCAAACACTTCGGATTGTGGCGCGCTTAGAGACATTTAGTGAACACTTTGGTATGAATTTAACCCGAAGGACACTCCTTGGTTTAATGAAGTACCCGCAATTACTAGAAACGCTTAGCAAAGAGATAAAGCCAACCCGTGTTGGAAACTTTCGACAACTTAAAGCCAATGAGTGGCATCCCGCTAAAGGCTTATATAGGGACGATCAAGATATTATTGACTGGATACTTGAACCCTTATCACAAGCTGATAGGACTTTATTTCAAAGCATGAGTTGCCACAGTATAGGCAGCCAAAACTTACGCTTGCAAGACAAAAACACCCATCATAAAACCCGCTTCAAGTCACTCGACTGCTCTATCATGGAGTTAGCCGATGATATTGCCTATGGTATTCATGATCTCGAAGACGCCATAGTCACCAAAGTGGTTAACCGTGATGATTTTGACCGAGAAGTAATAAAAAAGTTACAACAAATAGACGATGTTTGGTTGCAAGAATACAGCATGACCTTAACAGATAAACTATTCAGTGATCACCATCACTTGCAAAAAGACGCTATTGGCGGCTTAGTTAACTACTTAATTACTGCGATTAAATTAACTGATTTAAATGAGCAAGATGATATAAATTTTTCAGAGCCACTACTCCGTTATAATGCAACCTTATCTGCATCCACAGCAGAAGCACTGAAGATATTTAAAGATTTCGTTTACTTTTATGTCATTAAATTGACCAGTCTTCAGCGGTTGGAATATAGAGGACAACAAATAGTGATGGAGCTTTTTGAAGCCTTATCATCCGATCCTAACCGTTTACTCCCCAGTAATAGCGCTAAACGCTGGCAACAAGCAATAGATAACAAAACAAACTCACAACGAATAATAGCCGATTATATTGCTGGCATGACCGATGATTACGCCACAAGACTTTATCAATCTCTGTTTAATGCACATGGCGCGTCAGATTACCAATTAAACTAA